CGTTTTCCAATTCCGCTACCATAGTAGTAAGGTTGACACCCTCGTCAGGTATATCTATGAATACTGCATTACTACCCCTTTGCATGTTTATCTGCGGCGGAATATCATGAGGCATTATTTGTCCCTTATCTTGTTTAAGGATAATAATCCGCTCTATGATATTTTCAAGTTCTCTTATATTCCCGGGCCATGGGTAGTTTATAATCGCCTCTATTGCCTCTTCTGATATGCCTTTTATATCCTTCTTTTTCCTTTGGGATATAACCTCTACAAAATGATTTGCAAGATACGGGATGTCTTCCCTTCTCTCTCTTAACGGAGGAATGACAATCGGTATTACATTTAGGCGGTAATAAAGGTCTTGTCTGAATGTCTTTTTGATTACCTCTGCTTCCAAGTCTTTATTTGTGGCTGCTATCACCCTTACATCAACCTGAACTGTCTTATTGCCGCCCACCCTTTCAAACTCTCTTTCCTGCAGAACCCTCAGTAGTTTTACCTGAAGATGAATGGGCATATCGCCAATCTCATCAAGAAATATTGTGCCTTTGTTTGCCCTCTCAAACCTGCCTACCCTTGTTGCTATTGCCCCTGTGAAAGCACCCTTTTCATGTCCAAATAGTTCACTCTCAAGGAGTTCACCGGGTATGCCGCCGCAATTTACAGGGATAAAAGGAAATCTCCTCCTTAAACTATTAAAATGAATCACCTTTGCCACGAGTTCCTTGCCTGTCCCTGTTTCGCCAAGAAGGAGGATTGTTGAATCGCTGTCTGCAACCATCTTTATCGTATCACATATA
The DNA window shown above is from Deltaproteobacteria bacterium and carries:
- a CDS encoding sigma-54-dependent Fis family transcriptional regulator is translated as MKGKVLIVEDDRHIRQLLKDVMAEDYSLTIVEDGEKGIDALANENIDLLLTDLKLPGIDGIEVIKKAKEISPWTVSILITAFATIENAVEAMRLGAYTYLTKPFKTDVLIMNVNRALEYNCLKRENYNLREVLDKRYVLDSIIGASPSINRICDTIKMVADSDSTILLLGETGTGKELVAKVIHFNSLRRRFPFIPVNCGGIPGELLESELFGHEKGAFTGAIATRVGRFERANKGTIFLDEIGDMPIHLQVKLLRVLQEREFERVGGNKTVQVDVRVIAATNKDLEAEVIKKTFRQDLYYRLNVIPIVIPPLRERREDIPYLANHFVEVISQRKKKDIKGISEEAIEAIINYPWPGNIRELENIIERIIILKQDKGQIMPHDIPPQINMQRGSNAVFIDIPDEGVNLTTMVAELENELIEKALVKTRGVKSKAAELLGINRTTLIEKMKKKGMLRPTGTSNEISANGMK